Proteins encoded in a region of the Roseateles sp. SL47 genome:
- a CDS encoding SDR family NAD(P)-dependent oxidoreductase has translation MTSSSTSSSIRPSALPSVLVTGASSGIGAVYADRFARRGHDLVLVARDVARMETLAARLRQAHQVQVEVLQADLTQHNDVAAVEARLRDDARIGVLINNAGMAQTGGFVQQSAQSVEQLIALNVTAVTRLAAAIAPRLAAAGGGSIINIGSVVGLAPELGMTVYGATKAFVLFLSQGLTVELASKGVYVQAVLPAATRTEIWERVGIDVNTLPEVMGVDELVDAALVGYDRRELVTIPPLSVAERWPALDGARQGLISDLRQAHAAERYRPQA, from the coding sequence ATGACTTCCTCATCGACCTCATCTTCCATTCGCCCCTCCGCACTGCCTTCCGTGCTCGTCACCGGTGCGTCCAGCGGCATCGGTGCCGTCTACGCAGACCGTTTCGCCCGCCGGGGCCATGACCTTGTGCTGGTCGCGCGTGACGTCGCCCGCATGGAAACGCTCGCCGCACGCCTGCGGCAAGCGCATCAGGTGCAGGTCGAGGTCCTCCAGGCCGACCTCACCCAGCACAACGACGTTGCCGCCGTGGAAGCCCGTCTGCGGGATGACGCGCGTATCGGTGTCCTGATCAACAACGCCGGCATGGCGCAGACCGGTGGTTTTGTGCAGCAGAGTGCGCAGTCGGTGGAGCAGTTGATTGCGCTGAACGTCACGGCGGTCACCCGGCTGGCGGCGGCGATCGCGCCCCGTCTGGCGGCTGCAGGGGGCGGCTCCATCATCAACATCGGCTCGGTGGTGGGCCTGGCACCGGAACTCGGCATGACCGTCTATGGCGCCACCAAAGCCTTTGTTCTGTTCCTGTCGCAAGGGCTGACGGTGGAGTTGGCGTCCAAGGGCGTGTATGTGCAAGCCGTGCTGCCCGCCGCCACCCGCACCGAGATCTGGGAACGTGTCGGCATCGATGTGAACACGCTGCCGGAAGTGATGGGCGTGGATGAACTGGTGGATGCCGCACTGGTGGGATATGACCGCCGCGAGCTCGTCACCATCCCCCCGCTGTCTGTGGCGGAGCGCTGGCCGGCGCTGGACGGGGCGCGTCAGGGCCTGATCTCCGACCTGCGCCAGGCTCATGCGGCCGAGCGTTATCGTCCCCAGGCTTGA
- a CDS encoding IS1380 family transposase gives MPKCTDATVEFGRVGRRVVQAAFDGGDIVSDGGVLLLKRVDERLGLTRAAALALGDGRRLASVQHDLRSLLAQRIYGLCLGWSDVCDHNVLRSDLVMQTAVGRAEPLASAPTLSRLETAATAEHAAVLHDVLMQQFIASHAKAPKELVLDVDATHVPLHGQQERGHFHAYYDNYCYLPLYVFAGQDLLACVLRPSDRDPASVVSALIKRLLVPLRRAWPKTKIIVRADSGFCRPRVLQRLERWRVSYIIGLQKNSRLNDQVALAELALAEQFSARRSKQRMFGEFQYAAHTWDKERRVIARLEHGEQGVNPRFIVTDLPGSPKALYERRYCARGEAENRIKEAQLDLFGRRASCHRFRANQLRLLLAALAYTLMINLRRLALQGTELAQACTATIRTRLLKIGAAVLRNTRRVRVLLASAHPMKHVFLAAAGALSP, from the coding sequence ATGCCAAAGTGTACCGATGCGACCGTTGAATTCGGACGGGTTGGAAGGCGTGTAGTCCAGGCCGCCTTCGATGGTGGTGACATCGTCAGTGACGGCGGCGTGCTGTTGCTCAAGCGGGTCGATGAGCGCCTTGGTCTGACCCGCGCGGCTGCCCTGGCGCTGGGCGACGGGCGTCGCCTCGCCAGTGTCCAGCACGACCTGCGCAGCCTGCTGGCGCAGCGCATCTACGGTCTGTGTCTGGGCTGGTCGGACGTGTGCGACCACAACGTGTTGCGCAGCGATCTGGTGATGCAAACGGCCGTGGGTCGTGCCGAGCCGCTGGCCAGCGCGCCCACGCTCAGCCGCCTGGAGACGGCGGCCACGGCCGAACATGCGGCGGTGCTGCACGACGTGCTGATGCAGCAGTTCATCGCCAGCCACGCCAAGGCGCCCAAGGAGCTGGTGCTCGATGTCGATGCCACCCATGTGCCGCTGCACGGCCAGCAAGAGCGCGGCCACTTCCACGCCTACTACGACAACTACTGCTACTTGCCGCTGTACGTCTTCGCCGGGCAGGACCTGCTGGCCTGCGTGCTGCGCCCCAGCGACCGGGACCCGGCCAGCGTTGTCAGTGCGCTGATCAAGCGCTTGCTGGTGCCGCTGCGCCGCGCGTGGCCGAAGACCAAGATCATCGTGCGGGCGGACTCGGGGTTTTGCCGCCCGCGCGTGCTGCAGCGCCTGGAGCGCTGGCGCGTGAGCTACATCATCGGGCTGCAGAAGAACTCGCGTCTGAACGATCAGGTAGCACTGGCAGAACTGGCGCTGGCCGAGCAGTTCTCTGCCAGGCGCAGCAAGCAACGGATGTTCGGCGAGTTCCAGTACGCGGCCCACACCTGGGACAAGGAGCGTCGCGTCATCGCGCGGCTGGAGCATGGCGAGCAAGGTGTCAACCCACGCTTCATCGTCACCGACCTGCCGGGATCGCCCAAGGCTCTGTACGAGCGCCGGTACTGCGCCCGTGGCGAAGCCGAGAACCGCATCAAGGAAGCGCAACTCGATCTGTTTGGCCGGCGTGCGAGTTGCCACCGCTTCCGGGCCAACCAGCTGCGGCTGCTGCTGGCGGCGCTGGCGTACACCTTGATGATCAACCTGCGCCGACTGGCGCTGCAAGGCACCGAGCTGGCCCAGGCCTGCACCGCCACCATCCGCACCAGGCTGCTGAAGATTGGCGCGGCCGTGCTGCGCAACACCCGCCGCGTGCGGGTCCTGCTGGCATCGGCTCACCCGATGAAGCATGTCTTCCTGGCCGCTGCTGGCGCCCTCAGCCCCTAG
- a CDS encoding ligase-associated DNA damage response DEXH box helicase, whose protein sequence is MTPQQWLEQRGWAAFDFQREVWAAMAEGRSGLLHASTGSGKTLAVWLGALAALPALGVRGGADAPPPLSVVWITPMRALAADTCRALQEPLRDLLPGWTLGLRSGDTPSGERASQDRRLPTVLVTTPESLSLLMSRADAPDQLRHVQLVVVDEWHELMGNKRGVQTQLGLARLRRLHPGLMTWGLSATLGNLDEALRTLLGPRAMPGVMVQGASDKSLVIDTLLPATAERFAWAGHMGLRMLPQVVQAIEESESCLVFTNMRSQAERWYRALLEARPDWAGVLALHHGSLDKEVREWVELGLKEGRIKAAVCTSSLDLGVDFLPVDRVLQIGSAKGVARLVQRAGRSGHAPGRPSRITLVPTHSLELVEAAAARAAVQAGQVEARHSPKEPLDVLVQHLVTVALGGGFRPEALLEEVRATVAYEHLGVEAWQWCLDFVRQGGPSLAAYPDYHRVVPDEQGLWRVPDARLARRHRVNIGTIVSDAAMTVQYLGGGRLGTVEEGFVARIKPGDAFMFGGRLLELVRVEQMTALVRRATAGRAALPRWNGGRMPLSSTLADAVLRELDAAHQGHYNSAELACVRPLIEIQQRWSGVPTPEVLLAETFKSREGWHLFLYPFAGRQVHLGLAGLLAWRAAQPDTGTFSMALNDYGLELLSAKPMDWAERLPGLLALPPMDQLLGEVLASLNATELARRRFREIARVAGLIFQSHPGERRSNRQLQASASLFFEVFQQYDPGNQLLKQAERELLTQELDVQHLAEALLRMQRQTLRIHVLRKPTPLAFPLMVERFREKLTNESLADRIARMVSALERSAGGETVGTSHERADQVFARPDAPDMAVQQSLALETRGDTSGDRAAASGGRARSTARDRARAKARSPRHRRVRV, encoded by the coding sequence ATGACACCGCAGCAGTGGCTGGAGCAGCGGGGCTGGGCCGCATTCGACTTCCAGCGCGAGGTGTGGGCGGCCATGGCGGAAGGCCGCAGTGGCCTGTTGCATGCCAGCACCGGCAGCGGCAAGACGCTGGCGGTATGGCTGGGCGCACTGGCGGCGCTTCCGGCCCTGGGTGTGCGGGGCGGGGCGGACGCACCACCGCCGTTGTCGGTGGTGTGGATCACGCCGATGCGGGCCTTGGCGGCTGACACCTGTCGGGCCTTGCAGGAACCCTTGCGCGACCTGCTGCCCGGCTGGACCCTCGGACTGCGCAGCGGCGACACCCCATCCGGCGAGCGCGCATCGCAGGACCGGCGGCTGCCCACGGTGCTGGTCACCACGCCGGAAAGCCTGTCGCTGTTGATGTCCCGGGCGGATGCACCGGACCAGTTGCGTCACGTGCAGTTGGTGGTGGTGGATGAGTGGCATGAGTTGATGGGCAACAAGCGGGGCGTCCAGACCCAGCTGGGGCTGGCACGGCTGCGGCGCCTCCACCCGGGGCTGATGACCTGGGGCTTGTCCGCCACGCTGGGCAATCTGGACGAGGCGCTGCGGACGCTGCTGGGCCCGCGAGCCATGCCGGGCGTGATGGTGCAAGGCGCGAGCGACAAGTCGCTGGTGATCGACACCCTGCTGCCCGCCACCGCCGAGCGGTTCGCCTGGGCGGGCCACATGGGCCTGCGCATGCTGCCGCAGGTGGTGCAGGCCATCGAGGAGAGTGAAAGCTGCCTGGTCTTCACCAACATGCGCTCGCAGGCGGAGCGTTGGTATCGAGCCTTGCTGGAAGCCCGTCCGGATTGGGCGGGGGTGCTGGCATTGCACCATGGGTCGCTGGACAAGGAGGTGCGGGAATGGGTGGAGCTGGGACTCAAGGAAGGTCGCATCAAGGCGGCCGTCTGCACCTCCAGCCTCGACCTGGGCGTGGACTTCCTGCCGGTGGACCGGGTGCTGCAGATCGGATCAGCCAAGGGGGTGGCCCGCCTGGTTCAGCGCGCGGGCCGATCCGGCCACGCCCCGGGCCGCCCGTCCCGCATCACGCTGGTACCGACCCACAGCCTGGAGCTGGTGGAAGCTGCGGCTGCCCGTGCAGCGGTGCAGGCCGGCCAGGTGGAGGCGCGGCACAGCCCGAAGGAACCGCTGGATGTGCTGGTGCAGCATCTGGTCACCGTTGCGCTGGGCGGTGGTTTCCGGCCGGAAGCCCTGCTGGAGGAGGTTCGCGCGACGGTGGCCTATGAGCACCTGGGCGTCGAAGCCTGGCAGTGGTGCCTGGACTTTGTCCGCCAGGGTGGCCCCTCGCTGGCGGCCTATCCTGACTATCACCGCGTGGTGCCGGACGAGCAGGGCCTATGGCGGGTACCCGATGCGCGTCTGGCGCGACGGCACCGCGTCAACATCGGCACCATCGTCAGCGATGCGGCGATGACGGTGCAATACCTGGGCGGCGGCCGGCTGGGCACGGTGGAAGAGGGTTTTGTGGCACGCATCAAACCGGGCGACGCCTTCATGTTTGGCGGTCGCCTGCTGGAGCTGGTGCGGGTGGAGCAGATGACGGCGCTGGTGCGCCGTGCCACCGCCGGACGTGCGGCCTTGCCGCGTTGGAACGGCGGCCGCATGCCGCTGTCCAGCACGCTGGCCGATGCGGTGCTGAGGGAGCTGGATGCCGCCCATCAGGGCCATTACAACAGCGCGGAGCTGGCCTGCGTGCGCCCGCTGATCGAGATCCAGCAACGCTGGTCGGGCGTGCCGACGCCGGAGGTGCTGCTGGCCGAGACCTTCAAGTCCCGCGAGGGCTGGCACCTGTTTCTATATCCCTTCGCCGGCCGCCAGGTCCATCTGGGTCTGGCCGGGCTGTTGGCCTGGCGTGCGGCCCAGCCGGACACCGGCACTTTCTCGATGGCGCTGAATGACTACGGCCTGGAGTTGCTCAGTGCCAAGCCCATGGACTGGGCTGAGCGTCTGCCGGGCTTGCTGGCTCTGCCGCCGATGGACCAGTTGTTGGGTGAGGTGCTGGCCAGCCTCAACGCGACCGAACTGGCGCGTCGGCGCTTTCGTGAGATTGCACGGGTGGCCGGGCTGATATTTCAGAGCCATCCTGGCGAGCGCCGCAGCAACCGCCAGCTCCAGGCTTCGGCCAGCCTGTTCTTCGAAGTCTTTCAGCAATACGACCCCGGCAATCAACTGCTCAAGCAGGCCGAGCGCGAGTTGCTGACACAGGAACTGGATGTGCAACATCTGGCCGAGGCGTTGTTGCGCATGCAGCGGCAGACGTTGCGCATCCATGTGCTGCGCAAACCCACGCCACTGGCCTTCCCGTTGATGGTGGAGCGCTTCCGCGAAAAGCTCACCAATGAATCGCTGGCGGATCGCATTGCGCGGATGGTGTCGGCGCTGGAGCGAAGCGCCGGGGGCGAGACGGTCGGCACGTCGCATGAGCGGGCCGATCAGGTGTTTGCCCGGCCCGATGCACCGGACATGGCGGTCCAGCAGTCCTTGGCATTGGAAACGCGCGGCGACACCTCGGGGGATCGGGCAGCAGCCTCAGGAGGCAGGGCCAGGTCCACCGCGAGGGACCGCGCGCGCGCCAAGGCCAGGAGCCCCAGGCACCGGAGGGTGCGTGTCTGA
- a CDS encoding DUF350 domain-containing protein, producing the protein MEGFEWLKPGIVLGSILYAMIGVLVFWISFVIIDKLTPYKLWEEIVEHKNMALAVVVAAMCISIGQIVAAAIHG; encoded by the coding sequence ATGGAAGGTTTTGAGTGGCTCAAACCCGGCATCGTGCTGGGCTCCATCCTGTATGCCATGATTGGCGTGCTGGTGTTCTGGATCAGCTTCGTCATCATCGACAAGCTCACCCCCTACAAACTGTGGGAAGAAATCGTCGAGCACAAGAACATGGCGCTGGCCGTGGTGGTGGCGGCGATGTGCATCTCCATCGGCCAGATCGTGGCGGCGGCCATTCACGGCTGA
- a CDS encoding DUF4178 domain-containing protein produces MATSAPQRRWQAFCPNCGGPVEFASPASASTVCSYCRSTLLREGETLRRVGQSAELFQDYSPLQLGAAGRFAGAGFVVVGRLQMAYADGGWNEWHVLFDANADTPPRSGWLSEDNGQFVMSFEAPLSDRAPNPDSLSAGGLQMLGGAAWQVASRFSATLAAAEGELPHAPRMDSSYWVVDLRNTQGEVATLDYSDPAAPTWSVGRSVRLSDLAMTGLRQDSTASVKSRAVPCPNCGASLEPQLETTQSIVCHQCKSVVDVSKGVGAELSAYHQITGGDPQIPLGTSGDLALSGGTPKPWQVVGYMERVDIPESPEDEQTFWREYLLFNKIEGFAFLVDTEEGWSVVRPITGAPAKSGKDTVTWKDKTFKRRWTYTAKVTYVLGEFYWRVRRDERARVGDYEWRNGGRLELLSSEQTGQEITWSQGRAVDAAEVQRAFALPEQQLGSLRRDVASGSDTTSLLVKVTVGLLLLALLFAFLRACSRDDCQDYKNTYGASSAEYQQCKRNSGSGAIYSGSGGGSYGGYSSGGGGHK; encoded by the coding sequence TTGGCTACTTCAGCCCCCCAACGCCGCTGGCAGGCGTTCTGCCCGAATTGCGGCGGGCCGGTCGAGTTCGCCTCGCCCGCGTCCGCCAGCACGGTCTGCAGCTATTGCCGCTCCACGCTGCTGCGTGAGGGTGAGACGCTGCGCCGCGTCGGTCAGAGCGCCGAACTGTTCCAGGACTATTCACCGCTCCAACTGGGCGCGGCGGGCCGCTTTGCGGGCGCCGGATTTGTAGTGGTCGGCCGGCTGCAGATGGCCTATGCCGACGGTGGCTGGAACGAATGGCATGTGCTGTTCGATGCCAATGCCGATACACCGCCGCGCAGCGGATGGCTGTCCGAGGACAACGGTCAGTTCGTGATGAGCTTCGAGGCGCCGCTGAGCGATCGTGCGCCCAATCCGGACAGCCTCAGCGCGGGCGGCCTGCAGATGCTGGGCGGCGCCGCCTGGCAGGTGGCCTCCAGGTTCAGCGCCACCCTTGCCGCCGCCGAGGGTGAACTGCCGCATGCGCCGCGCATGGACAGCAGCTATTGGGTGGTGGACCTGCGCAACACCCAGGGCGAAGTGGCCACGCTGGACTACAGCGACCCGGCGGCCCCCACCTGGTCGGTAGGCCGCTCGGTGCGGCTGTCAGATCTGGCCATGACCGGACTCCGGCAGGACAGCACGGCCTCGGTCAAGTCCAGAGCCGTCCCCTGCCCCAATTGCGGCGCCTCCTTGGAGCCGCAGCTGGAGACCACGCAATCCATTGTCTGCCACCAATGCAAATCGGTGGTGGATGTGTCCAAGGGGGTCGGCGCCGAGCTGTCGGCCTACCACCAGATCACCGGCGGTGACCCGCAGATTCCGCTGGGCACCAGCGGCGACCTGGCGCTCAGTGGCGGCACACCCAAGCCCTGGCAGGTGGTGGGCTACATGGAACGGGTCGACATTCCGGAGAGCCCTGAGGACGAGCAGACCTTCTGGCGCGAATACCTGCTCTTCAACAAGATCGAGGGCTTCGCCTTTCTGGTGGACACCGAAGAAGGCTGGAGCGTGGTGCGCCCGATCACCGGAGCGCCTGCCAAGTCCGGCAAGGACACAGTGACGTGGAAGGACAAGACCTTCAAGCGGCGCTGGACCTACACCGCCAAAGTGACCTACGTGCTGGGCGAGTTCTACTGGCGCGTGCGCCGGGACGAACGCGCGCGGGTGGGCGACTACGAATGGCGCAACGGTGGGCGGCTGGAGTTGCTGAGTTCCGAGCAGACCGGTCAGGAAATCACCTGGAGCCAGGGCCGGGCGGTGGATGCAGCCGAGGTGCAGCGCGCATTTGCACTGCCGGAGCAGCAGCTCGGCTCGCTGCGCCGCGACGTGGCGTCCGGGTCTGACACCACGTCGCTGCTGGTGAAGGTCACCGTCGGCTTGCTGCTGCTGGCACTGCTGTTTGCCTTCCTGCGGGCCTGCAGCCGGGATGATTGCCAGGACTACAAGAACACCTACGGCGCCAGCAGTGCGGAGTATCAGCAATGCAAGCGCAATTCGGGCAGCGGTGCGATCTATTCAGGCTCGGGCGGCGGTTCGTACGGCGGCTACAGCAGTGGTGGCGGCGGGCACAAGTAG
- a CDS encoding NADP-dependent oxidoreductase — translation MKALTFKRYGKSPDVGLSTLDRPTIQPDEILVQIHAAGLNPVDNIVVGGSFKAVLHFQFPAVLGSDLAGVVVEVGSRVTRFRPGDAVFASVFDLGRGSLAEFVAVPESAAALKPSNLDFVQAAAVPMVGLTSWQTLKDRMDLRPGQKVFIPAGSGGIGTFAIQLARLLGAKVGTTVSTGNVELVRGLGADDIIDYKTQDFEHTLRGYDAVLGTVRGDGVEKSLNILKPGGRIVSLVGPVDPAFARSKQLNPLLTWVFGLMSRKIRKLSKKKGVDYAFHFVRPDGHQLAEIRALLEGGRIRPVIDRVFPFDQAKEALDYLALGRAKGKVVVQLSAQP, via the coding sequence ATGAAAGCCCTCACCTTCAAGCGTTACGGGAAGTCGCCCGATGTCGGTCTTTCCACGCTCGACCGGCCGACGATTCAGCCGGACGAGATCCTGGTCCAGATTCACGCCGCTGGCCTGAATCCGGTGGACAACATCGTGGTGGGAGGCAGCTTCAAAGCGGTGCTGCACTTCCAGTTCCCGGCGGTTCTGGGCAGCGACCTCGCGGGTGTAGTTGTGGAAGTGGGCAGCCGGGTGACGCGGTTCCGGCCCGGGGATGCGGTGTTCGCCAGCGTCTTCGACCTGGGACGCGGTTCGCTCGCGGAGTTCGTCGCCGTGCCGGAAAGCGCGGCCGCCTTGAAGCCGTCCAATCTGGATTTTGTGCAGGCGGCCGCAGTGCCCATGGTGGGCCTCACCTCATGGCAGACCTTGAAGGACCGCATGGATCTGCGGCCGGGCCAGAAGGTCTTCATTCCGGCGGGGTCCGGTGGCATAGGGACCTTCGCGATCCAGTTGGCCCGCCTGCTGGGGGCGAAGGTGGGCACCACTGTCAGTACGGGAAACGTTGAGCTGGTGCGCGGCCTGGGGGCCGACGACATCATCGACTACAAGACACAGGACTTCGAGCACACCCTGCGTGGCTACGACGCCGTGTTGGGCACGGTGCGCGGTGACGGCGTGGAGAAGTCGCTGAACATCCTCAAGCCGGGCGGACGCATCGTGTCCTTGGTGGGTCCGGTGGACCCGGCCTTTGCACGGAGCAAGCAGCTCAATCCGCTGCTCACCTGGGTGTTCGGGCTGATGAGCCGCAAAATCCGAAAGTTGTCCAAGAAAAAAGGCGTGGACTACGCCTTTCACTTCGTACGGCCGGATGGCCATCAATTGGCGGAGATTCGGGCGCTGCTCGAGGGGGGGCGCATTCGCCCCGTCATCGACCGGGTGTTCCCGTTCGACCAGGCCAAGGAGGCGCTGGACTACCTGGCACTGGGACGGGCCAAGGGCAAGGTGGTGGTCCAGTTATCCGCTCAGCCGTGA
- a CDS encoding TetR/AcrR family transcriptional regulator: protein MRVSKAQAQANRARVVETASQLFRERGYDGVGVADLMAAAGFTHGGFYKQFGSKTDLIAESAACGMAQTLALTGGDVDPVAFIGNYLSREHRDGRGTGCTMAALGGDAARQPEEVRAAFANGIEGLVVALLRGKADDPAVTPEALHQARAQVLNVLSHAVGALMLSRACPDASPLADEVLAAARQALVASVEAARAPTDSTARVDTRKNA from the coding sequence ATGAGAGTCAGCAAAGCCCAAGCGCAGGCGAATCGAGCCCGAGTGGTGGAAACGGCGTCCCAGTTGTTTCGTGAGCGCGGCTATGACGGTGTCGGCGTGGCGGATCTCATGGCCGCTGCCGGCTTCACGCATGGCGGCTTCTACAAGCAGTTCGGCTCCAAAACCGACCTCATCGCCGAATCGGCCGCCTGCGGCATGGCGCAGACCCTGGCGCTGACTGGGGGAGATGTGGACCCGGTGGCCTTCATCGGGAATTACCTCTCCCGCGAGCACCGCGATGGGCGAGGCACCGGTTGCACCATGGCGGCGCTGGGTGGCGATGCGGCACGGCAGCCGGAAGAGGTGCGCGCCGCCTTTGCCAACGGCATTGAAGGCCTGGTGGTGGCCCTCCTGCGCGGCAAGGCTGATGACCCGGCGGTGACCCCTGAGGCCCTTCACCAGGCGCGTGCCCAGGTGCTCAACGTGCTGTCGCATGCGGTCGGGGCCTTGATGTTGTCACGCGCTTGCCCGGATGCCTCCCCGCTCGCCGACGAGGTGCTGGCAGCCGCCCGCCAGGCCTTGGTCGCCTCCGTGGAAGCCGCTCGGGCGCCGACGGACAGCACAGCGCGCGTTGACACGCGAAAAAACGCTTAG
- a CDS encoding YjfB family protein, translating into MNISNTPSVAAAVSSASNGTPGTAENAASLLVLRKALDTQEAGATALLDALPPTPALATEGNLGRNLNTYA; encoded by the coding sequence ATGAACATCAGCAACACCCCCAGCGTCGCTGCCGCTGTGAGCAGCGCCTCCAACGGTACCCCTGGCACGGCCGAGAATGCGGCGAGCCTGCTGGTGCTGAGAAAAGCCCTGGATACGCAGGAAGCCGGCGCCACGGCGCTGCTCGACGCCCTGCCCCCCACGCCGGCACTGGCCACGGAAGGCAACCTGGGCCGCAATCTCAATACCTACGCTTGA
- the kdpF gene encoding K(+)-transporting ATPase subunit F, whose product MNVLYWLTGLMSAALFIYLLVALWRAERF is encoded by the coding sequence ATGAACGTCCTCTACTGGCTCACCGGCCTGATGTCGGCCGCTTTGTTTATTTATCTGCTGGTCGCGCTCTGGCGCGCCGAGCGGTTCTGA
- the pdeM gene encoding ligase-associated DNA damage response endonuclease PdeM: MSTILNSRLAPGARRLHVADDALDLLPGLAAWWPAQRTLFVADVHIGKAASFRALGQPVPSGTTQNNLHRLSALVTECEAQRLVVLGDFLHASPAQQPQVVDQVKAWRDGLSQLDCVLVRGNHDSHAGDPPPSLRFQVVDEPSPMGPFLACHHPGARPGGLVLAGHLHPAITLRGPAHDRHRLPCFCMTPGQLILPAFGAFTGTTLHGLPPGATCYPVGAGQVLGPVGV; encoded by the coding sequence ATGTCTACGATTCTGAATTCGCGCCTCGCCCCGGGGGCGCGCCGTCTCCACGTGGCGGACGATGCGCTGGACCTGCTGCCGGGCCTGGCGGCCTGGTGGCCTGCGCAGCGCACCTTGTTTGTGGCAGATGTCCACATCGGCAAAGCGGCCAGCTTCCGCGCGCTGGGGCAGCCGGTGCCCTCGGGCACGACGCAGAACAACCTGCATCGCCTGAGCGCGCTGGTCACGGAGTGCGAGGCGCAGCGTCTGGTGGTGTTGGGCGACTTCCTGCATGCGTCGCCTGCGCAGCAGCCGCAGGTGGTGGATCAGGTGAAGGCCTGGCGAGACGGCTTGAGCCAGTTGGACTGTGTGCTGGTGCGGGGCAACCATGACAGCCACGCCGGGGATCCGCCCCCGTCACTGCGCTTCCAGGTGGTCGATGAGCCCAGCCCGATGGGACCGTTTCTGGCCTGTCACCATCCGGGCGCGCGTCCTGGCGGGCTGGTCTTGGCGGGGCATCTGCACCCGGCCATCACCTTGCGCGGGCCGGCCCATGACCGTCACCGCTTGCCCTGTTTTTGCATGACACCGGGCCAATTGATCTTGCCGGCCTTTGGCGCTTTTACCGGTACGACGCTACACGGGCTGCCGCCTGGTGCGACTTGTTACCCGGTGGGTGCTGGGCAGGTGTTGGGGCCGGTGGGGGTCTAG
- a CDS encoding SPFH domain-containing protein: MGLMDFIKKQFIDIIQWTEDNNGVLAWRYPMQDFEIQYGASLTVRESQVAVFVNEGKVADVFGPGMYKLTTQTLPVLTYLKNWDKLFESPFKSDVYFFSTRQQVDQRWGTTQAVTIRDKDFGAVRLRGFGNYSYRVADAKRFHTEISGTRERYTVTELDGQLRGLMLQHISDAVAQSGIPFLDLAANQVEFAKALQAATAPAFEALGLKLESVTLQNVSLPEELQKILDQKIGMGMIGQNMNQFLQYQTAQAIPKLAEGVGSGGGGVAGDAMGLGAGLALGQTLAQQLQSGLAQGQAGAAAQAQPQQPGTAPAGPVTPQPVSQSADEVLLLLEKLGDLKAKGILTDEEFAAKKAELLKKLS; the protein is encoded by the coding sequence ATGGGCCTGATGGACTTCATCAAGAAACAGTTCATAGACATCATCCAATGGACGGAGGACAACAACGGCGTCCTCGCCTGGCGCTACCCGATGCAGGATTTCGAAATCCAGTACGGCGCCTCGCTGACGGTGCGCGAGTCCCAGGTGGCGGTGTTTGTGAACGAAGGCAAGGTGGCGGACGTGTTCGGCCCCGGCATGTACAAGCTCACCACCCAGACCCTGCCGGTGCTGACCTATCTGAAGAACTGGGACAAGCTGTTTGAATCCCCGTTCAAGAGCGACGTCTATTTCTTCAGCACCCGCCAACAGGTGGACCAGCGTTGGGGCACCACCCAAGCCGTCACCATCCGCGACAAGGACTTCGGTGCGGTGCGCCTGCGCGGCTTTGGCAACTACAGCTACCGGGTGGCGGACGCCAAGCGCTTCCACACCGAAATCTCCGGTACACGTGAGCGTTACACCGTCACCGAGCTGGACGGCCAGCTCCGTGGCTTGATGCTGCAGCACATCAGCGATGCCGTGGCCCAGTCCGGCATCCCCTTCCTGGACCTGGCCGCCAACCAGGTGGAATTTGCCAAGGCCCTGCAGGCCGCCACCGCACCGGCGTTTGAAGCACTGGGCCTGAAGCTGGAGTCGGTCACGCTGCAGAACGTGTCCCTGCCGGAAGAGCTGCAGAAGATCCTGGACCAGAAAATCGGCATGGGCATGATCGGCCAGAACATGAACCAGTTTCTGCAATACCAGACCGCGCAGGCCATCCCCAAGCTCGCCGAAGGCGTGGGCTCGGGTGGTGGTGGCGTGGCGGGCGACGCCATGGGCCTGGGCGCGGGCCTGGCGCTCGGCCAGACGCTGGCGCAGCAGTTGCAGAGCGGCCTGGCCCAAGGCCAAGCCGGTGCTGCCGCGCAGGCCCAGCCGCAACAGCCGGGCACAGCACCAGCGGGCCCTGTCACGCCGCAACCGGTCAGCCAAAGCGCGGACGAAGTCCTGCTGCTGCTGGAAAAGCTGGGAGACCTCAAGGCCAAGGGCATCCTGACCGACGAGGAATTTGCTGCCAAGAAGGCGGAGCTGCTCAAAAAGCTCAGCTGA